One Takifugu rubripes chromosome 2, fTakRub1.2, whole genome shotgun sequence genomic region harbors:
- the LOC105419173 gene encoding uncharacterized protein, with amino-acid sequence MKCLEREVEVQRTGPGPGKTQEEPGQEATHRSQSLHVPEPPNPNRVVQQQRIKWPPANRRSEWLQFDEDVSNIIQATAKGDVNSRFQAISTIIVSYGSERFGRIEKGNTETTSYTMNRRSFKIHQLRKELRTLKTQFKRASDGDKQALKELYNILRKKLKTLRRAEWHRRRGRERARKRAAFIANPFRFSKQLLGDKRSGRLECSREEVNRFLQNTMSDPLRGQDLGPNRALISPAPPSAEFKLAEPSLKEVEEVIKAARSASSPGPSGVPYLVYKRCPEILQHLWKALKVIWRRGRVADQWRCAEGLWIPKEEDSKNINQFRTISLLSVEGKVFFSIVSRRLTEFLLKNNYTDTSVQKGGIPGVPGCLEHNGVVTQLIREAQESKGELAVLWLDLTNAYWSIPHKLVELALHLHHVPSKIKDLILNYDNKFRLRVTSGSVTADWHHLEKGIITGCTISDTAAIQKSMEELGGWLTKVDKSGLPGRFKAWIYQYSILPRVLWPLLVYVVPVTTVESFERKISSFLRRWLGLPRSLNSDALYGTSNTLQLPFSGLTEEFKVARTRETLQYRDSRDCKVSSAGIEVKTGRRWKAEKPVDVAESRLKQKALVGAVATGRTGLGYFPKTQVSHARGKERNHLLQEEVRAGVEEERVGRAVGLRQQGTWTRWESALQLPGQTSCRQTSTASANLHAWGKSETPTCSLCSGRGSLEHLLSSCPKSLADGRYHWCHDQVLKAVAESIALAISTSKHHHAPKKAISFIKAGERPRAGPQITTGLLHTATDWQLHVDLGKQLLFPQHIVTTSLRPDMIIISEASKHLIMLELTVPWEERIEEANERKCAKYQELVEECRGRGWRTFYEPIEVGCRGFAGRSLCKAFGRLGITGTAKKRLLKGKLNQCTIDSVKM; translated from the exons ATGAAATGTCTGGAGCGGGAGGTTGAGGTGCAACGCACAGGTCCTGGACCTGGTAAGACGCAGGAGGAGCCCGGACAGGAGGCAACCCACAGATCCCAGTCCCTCCACGTACCGGAGCCTCCCAACCCTAACAGAGTAGTTCAACAGCAGCGGATTAAGTGGCCCCCAGCAAATAGACGGagtgagtggctgcagtttgaTGAGGATGTGTCCAACATCATCCAAGCCACAGCCAAAGGAGATGTCAACAGCAGATTCCAGGCGATAAGTACCATCATCGTCAGCTATGGCTCAGAAAGATTTGGACGGATCGAGAAGGGCAACACTGAGACCACCTCTTACACCATGAATCGTAGGTCCTTTAAGATACACCAACTGCGCAAGGAGCTGCGAACCCTCAAGACACAGTTCAAGAGAGCTTCTGATGGGGACAAGCAAGCTTTAAAAGAGCTGTATAACATCCTGCGGAAGAAGTTGAAAACTCTCCGCAGAGCAGAGTGGCACAGGAGgcgcgggagagagagagccaggaaGCGAGCAGCCTTCATTGCCAATCCCTTCCGGTTTTCTAAACAGCTGCTCGGGGACAAGCGGAGTGGCCGACTTGAGTGCTCAAGGGAGGAAGTGAATCGCTTCCTCCAAAACACCATGAGCGACCCACTGAGGGGTCAAGACCTAGGACCCAACAGAGCACTCATCAGCCCTGCCCCACCATCGGCAGAGTTCAAGCTGGCAGAGCCTAGTTTGAAGGAGGTTGAAGAAGTCATCAAGGCAGCCCGTTCTGCATCTTCCCCGGGCCCCAGTGGTGTACCTTACCTCGTCTACAAGCGCTGTCCAGAAATTCTCCAGCATCTGTGGAAGGCCTTGAAAGTGATCTGGCGAAGGGGGAGAGTAGCCGACCAGTGGAGGTGTGCTGAGGGACTTTGGATACCCAAGGAGGAGGACTCGAAAAACATCAACCAGTTTCGGACTATCTCACTACTGAGTGTGGAAGGGAAGGTGTTTTTTAGCATCGTCTCCCGAAGACTGACCGAGTTTCTCCTCAAGAACAACTACACCGACACTTCAGTGCAGAAGGGTGGGATCCCTGGTGTCCCCGGCTGTCTAGAGCACAATGGTGTAGTCACACAGCTCATCAGAGAGGCCCAGGAGAGCAAAGGAGAACTAGCGGTTTTGTGGTTGGACCTGACTAACGCCTACTGGTCCATCCCACACAAGCTAGTTGAGCTTGCGCTACACCTACACCATGTTCCCAGTAAGATCAAGGACCTGATTCTGAATTACGATAATAAGTTCAGGCTCAGGGTCACTTCAGGGTCAGTAACCGCAGACTGGCATCACCTTGAGAAAGGAATAATAACAGGCTGTACCATCTCC GACACTGCTGCTATCCAGAAGTCTATGGAAGAGCTTGGAGGGTGGCTCACTAAGGTGGACAAGTCTGGCCTGCCTGGTAGATTTAAAGCCTGGATCTACCAGTACTCCATCCTTCCCAGAGTCCTGTGGCCTCTCCTCGTGTACGTAGTCCCAGTAACAACAGTGGAATCCTTTGAAAGGAAGATCAGCAGCTTTCTGCGCAGATGGCTGGGTCTTCCTCGCAGCCTCAACAGCGATGCACTGTACGGGACAAGTAACACCCTGCAGCTACCCTTCAGTGGGCTCACTGAAGAATTTAAGGTGGCACGCACAAGAGAAACCCTACAGTACAGAGACTCCAGGGACTGCAAGGTGTCATCAGCCGGGATTGaggtgaagacaggaaggaggtggaaggcagaaaagccagtGGATGTGGCTGAGTCACGCCTAAAGCAAAAGGCACTAGTTGGGGCCGTGGCAACAGGAAGAACAGGCTTGGGCTACTTCCCAAAGACCCAAGTCAGCCATGCCCGGGGCAAAGAGAGAAACCacctacttcaggaggaggtccgaGCAGGCGTGGAGGAAGAGCGAGTGGGTAGGGCAGTGGGACTCCGGCAGCAGGGGACATGGACAAGGTGGGAGAGCGCGTTACAGCTACCTGGTCAAACATCATGCAGGCAGACTTCCACCGCGTCCG CAAACCTCCATGCGTGGGGAAAGAGTGAGACACCCACCTGTTCCCTTTGCTCCGGAAGAGGCTCCCTGGAACATCTCCTTAGCAGCTGCCCAAAGTCCCTGGCTGATGGTCGCTATCACTGGTGCCACGACCAGGTACTCAAAGCAGTGGCTGAGAGTATAGCCTTGGCCATTAGCACCAGCAAACACCATCATGCTCCGAAGAAGGCAATCTCCTtcataaaagctggagagagacctCGTGCAGGCCCACAGATAACAACGggactcctccacacagctACTGATTGGCAACTGCACGTtgacctgggaaaacaactgTTATTCCCCCAGCACATCGTAACAACATCTCTACGGCCAGACATGATCATCATCTCAGAGGCTTCGAAACACCTGATCATGCTGGAGCTTACAGTGCCCTGGGAAGAGCGGATTGAGGAAGCCAACGAAAGGAAATGTGCCAAGtatcaggagctggtggaggagtgcAGGGGCAGGGGCTGGAGGACCTTCTATGAGCCCATAGAAGTTGGCTGTAGAGGCTTTGCAGGACGCTCCCTCTGTAAAGCCTTTGGCCGATTGGGAATTACAGGGACAGCCAAAAAGAGG CTTCTGAAGGGAAAATTAAATCAATGCACCATTGACTCTGTCAAAATGTGA